The Alkalihalobacillus sp. LMS6 genomic interval CTTTTGCAATCGCATCCTCTTTCGTAGAGAATGTTTCGACGGTCAAGACTGGACCAAATACTTCTTCTTGAACTATGCGCATTTCATTTGTGCAGTTTGTAAAGATGGTCGGCTCTAAGAAAAAGCCGTTTTGTAGTTCGTCGTTTTCAGGCCGTTTCCCACCTACAGCGAGTGTAGCGCCTTCATCTAAACCAATTTGGATGTAGTTTTCTACTTTTTCACGGTGCTCTGCTGAGATAAGTGGACCAGATTCAGTTGTTTCATCAAAACCGTTCCCTAATTTAATTCGTTTCGCACGAGTAACTAATTTTTCAACAAATACATCGTGAATGGATTCTTCGACAAGTAATCTTGAACCGGCGGAACATACTTGTCCGGCATGGAAGAAGACTGCATTTAATGCTTGATCAACAGCCGTTTCAAAATCTGCATCAGCAAACACGATATTTGGGTTTTTTCCACCAAGTTCTAGCGCTATTTTTTTGACGTTGCCGCTTGCTACTTGCATGATTTTTTTACCTGTTTCAATTCCACCAGTAAATGAGACTAGATCAACATCATGACTTTCTGCTAATTCAGAGCCGACTTCCGCGCCTGTACCTAAAACAAGGTTCACAACACCCTCAGGGAAACCTACTTCTTCAAAGAATTCAAAGACTTTTGCTGTTGTAAGAGGCGTAATTTCACTTGGCTTAATCACAAGTGTATTTCCTGCCGCTAAAGCAGGGGCTAATTTCCAAGCTGCTTGTAGTAAAGGATAATTCCAAGGTGTAATTTGTGCACAAACTCCAATAGGTTCGCGAACGACTTTACTAGTAGAGTCTGGGATTGGGCTTTCAATCACTTCGCCGCCATCTTTATCGGCTAGACCCGCAAAGTAGAAAAACACATTTGCGATATCATCCATATCCCCAAGGCTTTCCTCGATTGTCTTACCAGTATCTAGCGTTTCTAAGCGAGCAAGCTCCTCGCGTTCATCTTTAATTTTTTGACCAACGAGGCGAACCATTTCGCCGCGCTCACTTGCTGGCATTTGCGACCAGTTTCCTTCGTCAAACGCTTTTCTAGCTGCTTTAATTGCCCATGCTGCATCTGCTTTTGATCCTTCTGCTGCTGTGGCAATCTCTTCTTGATTAAAAGGATTAATAATGGACCGAGTTTGCTGTTTTTCTGCATCAATCCATTTACCGTTTATAAACATTTGAATATGCATGAAACATAACCGCCTTTCACTTTGTTTAAAATATATTAAACGATTTATACAAAATACACTTTACCATCCTTATTTTTTGTTGTCAAAGGAAAAGGTAAGGGAAGGTAAAAAAAGCTTACCAACAAGAAGTTGATAAGCGCAGCGGTCTTTTAGTTATTGTCTTTTTTATATTTTTCGATTAGCTCGGCTGCTAAATTTCCAGTTCGAAATTGAGTGACGAGTAAATCCAAGAATTCATAGTACGCAATAGAAGAGTGGATTTTGTCTAGTGTAAAAGCAGCTTCATTTCGAATTTCCTCAGGATAGGTCTCATCTTTAATTACGGCTTCATAATGTGGGACCGCTTCTTTAATTGCACCCATATTCACGTCCCGCTCTCGTTCCCAGCGTCGTGTGAAAAAAGAAGTAAAGAAATTAAAGAAATCCTGCTCGGCTTCATAGAGATCTTTTCGTTCTCCCTTTCGGTACACACGGTGAATAATATTTTCTTCCAGCAGTTTTCGAACACCGATGCTCATACTACCTTTACTCATTCCTAGTTCATCACGCAGTTCATTTAAATTCATTGGCTCATCACTTAAATAAAGGGTAGCGTAAAGTTGTCCAATCGAACGATTTACTCCATATATATCCATCGTGTCTGCAATACTATCTTTTATAATTGCGTGAATGCGATCAAGATCATCTCGAGCTTGTTCCTTGTCCATGCACATGTCTCCTTCGTTTTTAACAGTTACGGATAACAAAATAACGGCTTTTTATAGTGTAAGCGTTTTTGTTTGACAGATCAATTTGCTATGTTACGATATATCTAATTCATTTAATTCATTCTAAACAAATTTTACAAAAAGAAACGGAGAGATGCAAGTTGAAAAAGAAATTTTGGCCAATCGTTGCTATTGTACCATTTACTTTGGCGGCATGTGGAGATAATAACGGTGAAGCTGAGTCAAATAAAGAAATTGAACTCACGTATGTGGCGTGGGATTCAGAACTTGCATCAAACTACGTCTTAAAAGAAGCATTTGAGCAGGCGGGGTATGATGTAACGTTAACAGTAGTCGAGCAAGCGATTATGTGGCAAAGTGTCGCAGACGGAAGCGTCGATGGACATGTTGCTGGCTGGCTACCGGATGATATGCGTGCTGACTATGAACGTTATCAAGATGAGATTGTTGATTTAGGTCCGAATCTAGAAGGCGCGCAAACAGGTCTTGCTGTGCCAACCTATATGGATGTAACGAGTATTGAAGAGTTAAGCACAGATGTTGTTTCAGAAATTACAGGTATTGATGCAGGTGCGGGAGTAGCCATTGCTACGGAAGAAGCAATTGAGGCTTATGATTTGGATTTAGAACAGACGCTCAGTACTGATGCATTTATGACGCAACAACTTGGCGATGCTTATGAAAACGAAGAACCGATTGTTGTTACAGCCTGGGAACCGCACTGGAAATTTAATTCGTATGACTTACGTTTTCTAGAAGATCCCCAAGGAATTTATGCAGAAGATGGGGAAATTCGTACGATTGTTCGTGAAGGATTAGAAGAAGACGATCCAGATGCTTTTCGCATTTTAGATCAATTTTACTGGACAGCTGATGATATGAATGAAGTCATGCTTTATATCGCAGAAGATGGAATGGAAGCAGAAGAAGCAGCTCAACTTTGGGTTGAAGACAATCAAGACGTCGTCGATGGATGGTTAGAAGGCGTTGAATAAAGCTGGTCAAGCGCATGCTTCTTTGCATGCGCTTTTTAATTTGTTCAAAAAACTCCTTGCCAAAGGAAAAAAACTCCTGTATATTGTAAGCGCTTACATAAGGTCATCTGATGACCTTATGATATAATGGATGAGTAAGAGGAGGAAAGAACATGGGGGTAGGATGGCTTTCCCTTTTGGCATTAACACCAATTTTAACGGTATTGCTACTTTTGGTGATCTTTAATTGGCCTGCTAAGCGAGCGATGCCAGTTGCTTTTATCACTACAATTTTAGTAGCACTCTTTATTTGGGAAGTCCCGTACAATCAACTTGCTGCTGCCAGTTTAAAAGGAGTTGTTACTGCTCTAGAGGTATTATTTATCGTATTTGGTGCGGTTCTGATGTTAAATACACTTCGAGAAAGTGGTGCCATACATACAATTCGAAATGGATTTACAACAATATCTCCAGACCGACGCATTCAAGCAATTATTATCTGTTGGTTGTTCGGTTCTTTTATTGAAGGTGCTTCAGGATGGGGGACACCCTCAGCAATTCTTGCACCACTGTTAGTCGCAATAGGTTTTCCTGCCATGGCTTCTGTCATGATTGCCCTTATTATTCAGTCAACGCCAGTTTCATTTGGTGCGGTTGGAACACCGATCTTAATTGGGGTCAATTCTGGATTAGCAGGCGCACCTAATGTAGCTGACGCTGCAAGTGCTGCAGGGCTGACGGTTGATGCATATGTCCGTTCTATTGGTGGGCAGGTTGCAATTTTTCATGGATTAGTTGGGTTATTTATTCCTCTTCTATTAGTCATGATGCTGACGTTTTTTTTCGGAGAGAAAAAATCTATTCGAGCTGGAATGCAAGTTTGGAAATTTGCTCTTTTTGCAGGCATTGCTTTTACGGTTCCGTATGCCCTTGTAGCAAATTTATTAGGACCAGAGTTTCCGTCTTTATTTGGTGGTCTAATTGGACTTGCTATTGTCGTACCTGCAGCGAAAAAAGGCTGGTTTATGCCGAAGCAAACATGGGACTTTGCCGATTCATCGAAGTGGGACCCTGAATGGATGGGGACGCTATCTGCTGATCGCTTAATTCAGCCAACCATTTCACCTTTCAAAGCTTGGCTTCCCTATATTTTAATTGGCTTTCTACTCGTTATTACAAGGATGAATACACTTCCTTTTGGTGACTTATTGAAGCAAGCGGCGTTTGAATTCGAAAATGTTTTAGATACACCAATTGGAATTATTAGTACACCTTTATTTTTGCCTGGATTCACGATGGTTGTTGTTTCACTCATGGGGTATTTTATTTATCGGATGAATCCAACTGCCTATGGCGTAGCGGTTAAAAACTCAACAAAAATGATTATCAGTGCCGCACCAGCATTACTTTTCGCTGTGCCGATGGTTCAAGTTTTCATTAATTCAGGTATCAATAATAGCGGGCTTCAAAGTATGCCATTGTTATTAGCAGATACCGTTTCCTCAATTGCTGGGGAACATTGGCCAATTGTTGCTCCGACCATT includes:
- a CDS encoding GbsR/MarR family transcriptional regulator; the protein is MDKEQARDDLDRIHAIIKDSIADTMDIYGVNRSIGQLYATLYLSDEPMNLNELRDELGMSKGSMSIGVRKLLEENIIHRVYRKGERKDLYEAEQDFFNFFTSFFTRRWERERDVNMGAIKEAVPHYEAVIKDETYPEEIRNEAAFTLDKIHSSIAYYEFLDLLVTQFRTGNLAAELIEKYKKDNN
- the betB gene encoding betaine-aldehyde dehydrogenase, which produces MHIQMFINGKWIDAEKQQTRSIINPFNQEEIATAAEGSKADAAWAIKAARKAFDEGNWSQMPASERGEMVRLVGQKIKDEREELARLETLDTGKTIEESLGDMDDIANVFFYFAGLADKDGGEVIESPIPDSTSKVVREPIGVCAQITPWNYPLLQAAWKLAPALAAGNTLVIKPSEITPLTTAKVFEFFEEVGFPEGVVNLVLGTGAEVGSELAESHDVDLVSFTGGIETGKKIMQVASGNVKKIALELGGKNPNIVFADADFETAVDQALNAVFFHAGQVCSAGSRLLVEESIHDVFVEKLVTRAKRIKLGNGFDETTESGPLISAEHREKVENYIQIGLDEGATLAVGGKRPENDELQNGFFLEPTIFTNCTNEMRIVQEEVFGPVLTVETFSTKEDAIAKANDTIYGLAGAVFSSDIDKAEDVASKLRMGTVWINDFHPYFAQAPWGGYKQSGFGRELGKIGLEEYTEVKHVFRNKNPQPINWFQS
- a CDS encoding glycine betaine ABC transporter substrate-binding protein → MKKKFWPIVAIVPFTLAACGDNNGEAESNKEIELTYVAWDSELASNYVLKEAFEQAGYDVTLTVVEQAIMWQSVADGSVDGHVAGWLPDDMRADYERYQDEIVDLGPNLEGAQTGLAVPTYMDVTSIEELSTDVVSEITGIDAGAGVAIATEEAIEAYDLDLEQTLSTDAFMTQQLGDAYENEEPIVVTAWEPHWKFNSYDLRFLEDPQGIYAEDGEIRTIVREGLEEDDPDAFRILDQFYWTADDMNEVMLYIAEDGMEAEEAAQLWVEDNQDVVDGWLEGVE
- a CDS encoding L-lactate permease; amino-acid sequence: MGVGWLSLLALTPILTVLLLLVIFNWPAKRAMPVAFITTILVALFIWEVPYNQLAAASLKGVVTALEVLFIVFGAVLMLNTLRESGAIHTIRNGFTTISPDRRIQAIIICWLFGSFIEGASGWGTPSAILAPLLVAIGFPAMASVMIALIIQSTPVSFGAVGTPILIGVNSGLAGAPNVADAASAAGLTVDAYVRSIGGQVAIFHGLVGLFIPLLLVMMLTFFFGEKKSIRAGMQVWKFALFAGIAFTVPYALVANLLGPEFPSLFGGLIGLAIVVPAAKKGWFMPKQTWDFADSSKWDPEWMGTLSADRLIQPTISPFKAWLPYILIGFLLVITRMNTLPFGDLLKQAAFEFENVLDTPIGIISTPLFLPGFTMVVVSLMGYFIYRMNPTAYGVAVKNSTKMIISAAPALLFAVPMVQVFINSGINNSGLQSMPLLLADTVSSIAGEHWPIVAPTIGALGAFVAGSNTISNMMFSLFQFGTAENVGINPATIVALQAVGGAAGNIICVHNVVAASAAAGIVGKEGVLIRKVMIPLTYYLIFAGGLGYVAIHGFGFNIGTFCILIVLLTFFVLIFYYGRNEGQLTYKKENKKSSNM